aaaataataataaaataataataataataataataataacaataataaaataataataataataataataataataaaataataataataataataataataataacaacaataataataaaacaataataataataaaacaataataataataataataataataataataataataataataataaaataataataataataataaacaataataataataataataataataataataataataataataataaataataataaataataatgataataaaataataataataatgataataaataataataataataataaaataataataaaataataataaaatataataataataataaaataataataataataataaaataaaataataataataatgataataaagataataataataaaacagataataataataataataataataataacaataataataataataataataataataataatattaataggtttacaggaacagtgtttataataaatattcattacaaACAGATTCAATCAGAGAACATTTTACCGAGTCGAGTGACAACATGTCAgtattcttctttttgtttcagcCTCATTTGTAACTTTGTCTCCTTCCTTTGAAGCTGCCTTTGAAAAGCAGCGGCCGACTGTCATGCTAATCCAGATAGAGTGGGGGGCtgggggggagaggaagaggaggaagagtggggggctcaagctgctgctgtggatTCAAAGGGGCtttaagttaaagtagaagtactcagatcttgttcttgagtaaagtggaAGTATTCAGATGTCGTTCTTAGGGTAGGAACTGAAAATTAAATATGCATTACAAAATTAAATGAAGATATAGCACATTTTCTGCGTTGTGACAAAAAGTGAAactattaaatgtattattgatgtaaaataaacaaaagggcATGAAAAGTATTTCATGTGAAGTATCTTTatcatattcaaatgttatctttctccttttgtgtatttttgtagaAAACATTGTAAGTATTTATTCAAATGGTATTTGCCCACatattgaacatgtatttattgttttcataaatCCAGCTTAATTATTGATGCTTATCCAGTTGCAGCTTACTTTAGCAGCTTTGAGGGGATCTGAACCTGCATCCAATTAATAATGGAGTTCTTAAGCATTAATTGCATGCATTAAATAAAGTAACACACGTTATATTTACAATATGAAGAAGCATACATATAAAATGCAGCTCCATTCCCAAACTATAGGAGGATGTgaggtgaggaagaagaggaagagagggagggagataaGGGTAATAAAAGTGACCATGTGACAGTGGGAGGCTTTAACGtgcagacacacgcacacacacacacacgcacgcacacacacacacacacacacacacacacacacacacacacacacacacacacacacacacacacacacacacacacacacacacaaagttagaCAGCAAACAGACAGGTGGAGGTGCAGCAGAGATCTTACCTGTGCGTCAGGTGACAGAGTCTGGATCCGCAGCATGCAGTGGCAGAGCCCTCCTCACCAGGAAACATGTACGTGAGTTACCTGCAGCTGGACAAGGACCCCAACATGTACCAGAACCCGGGACCCCGACACAACCTCAGCCTCAGCCCACAGAACTTCGCCCCTGCGCCGCCTCAGTACTCAGACTTCCCCGGGTACCACCACCCGCACCATCCGCACCATCCGCACCACCACGGCCTGAGCACCGAGCAGCAGCCCGGGGTATCCGCAGGCAACACCGGGGGCTGGAGCTCTGCTTACCCGCCTCCCCCGCCTCCATCCCGGGATGACTGGTCGTCTCATTACGCAGCTGCGGCGGCGGCAGCAACAGGAACTACATCCTCCGGGGGATCCGGGGTGGTGGGTCCGTCTCTCGGGTTCCACCCGGCCGAGTTCCCCGGGCAGCTGAACCCCTCGGTGGGCCAGATGTCGCCCGGATCCCCGCAGAGGAGGAACCCGTACGACTGGATCCGCCGCAGCTCCGCGCCGACCTCCAACCCAAGTAAGACTAATTTAATactaactttatttattagttaattcattagtttatcttatactgtaaatacagtTTGTTACACTTCATGTAATGCGTGCACTTAATGCTGAGTAACTCCCTATAATTAACCAATTATGCAAGTTAAATTTCCGAAAAGCCACAAAAAGCCTCAAcccatttaataaaaaatgacttatttaaatgaatttactTCATTATTTCTGCTGCTTATACTACTGTAAATATTGCAGGTTTTCCTTAATTTAATGCATGCAATTAATAACTTAATTATTACTCAAATAAACTCAATCTTAACAAATTGGTAAACATTTGGTTAATGCATGGTAAAATATGTTCAATATGTGCATTAAAATACCAAAGAACAGCATAAAAATACTATTAATATACAACATGACACCTGTGATTACATTGCAAAACATCAGCAAAAAATGaagtaattatatttatataaatgtgttttacaccTTACGTCTTATATCGCTGTGTTTTACAGTTTTCCTAcaattgatcatttttaatatgttttacttaTAGGGCGATACCAACGCAGCAAACATCAgatatctgatttatttttgtaaatatcttGGATTTATAAgagtttttaattgttatttatatgGATTAATTCCAGAAAAAACagtgatatttaaaacatgGTTTACAGTTAGCGTTCAGCTTTTCTTTGATCACCCTTAAAACAGCGTTTTAACAGGAGTTAAAACCGTATGTTAAAATTGATCAGAGGGATTATTCCTAATCCtaattttgattaaaaaacaccTGCTTTTAtcaatttcatatttaattattatgtgtttaattggattttatccattatttataatttgattTACGGAAATAATATTTCCTCATCAGTTAAAATCAgttatttaaatatcattattgttaataataaaataatattttaaataataatgaaaataataaataatatacatgaTTTTGTGCATCACAGATATTGTATTAgaattatgattattttaaaaattataatacaaaatattaatattaaaacaaatacagaacaAATAAGTCAATTATACAGaataaaatcacataaatacatttcaaaaatacacatttagaaCCGGGTTTTCCCTCCCTTCACTCAACCTGCACCCTGACTTTAAACCATTAAGATCGTCGTGTTTTTGAAAATACCACTATAACGATAGAGCCGACGGGTGGCGGGTTTCCCCCCCGCCCTCCGCGGATCAAAGAGGCGGCTGTGATGCTAATGAAGCCCGGCTGGAGGAGGGAGGCTCCGGGGCGGAGGCGCTTTGTCCTCCGCCTGTCTCTGGGCGGAGAAGACAAGGAGGAACAAGACGTTCCGCACTTTGAAGTGTGaagtgtgactgtgtgtgtgtgtgtgtgtgtgtgtgtgtgtgtgtgtgtgtgtgtgtgtgtgtgtgtgtgtgtgtgtgtgtgtgtgtgtgtgtgtgtgtgagtgggtgagGGAATTTCGCGACTTTGCAATATTGAGAGGAAAACAAGTCTGAATGAACTCAGTTTTGTCATTCCTTATCATACGGTTGCTTATtgttatttcactttatatttgACTTGTATTCCATGTTCctctcttattctgttgctgatTGATATATGTGCATTTCCCTATACTGGGGATTAACAAAGGGccattttatcttatcttaatatttAAGGGGAAATAAAGAAAGTCTTTAAAAATCTCAAGATATTAAAAATAAGATCAAATCTCTTTGTATTAATCGATAGAAATCGTGTTAGAGACGTTTTATCACCAATTTACTCACTGTTTTACTGACCATCATATAATAGATATTAAATGCTTTTATGGCTTAAAAGTCGGTCAATTGAGTgtcaaaaatattgtaaattCAGCACATATTATCTGTCGTTATGACTCCCTGGAAACTAATTATGTGTTCTGATTAGGTGATAAATCTCAGTGGTGGGATTAACAGGAAAggaattaaaaaacacatttatgaccCCCAGTCCTCTAAAAGGCACCCTGTTTCTGTCTTCAGTTTTCATTTCAGGGATTTTTAAGGCCAAGATtattttgggtaaaaaaaatTAAGGGATTTTTCATAATTCCatcaaaaaatgacattacttGATAAACGTACTTATTAAATCaagaacatttaatatttaaaacataaagaccttatttaatttgtaaaacatgacaatcatttttcatcaaatgtattttccctctttttattttttctatacatttttaaactttaaaaaatatatgttttaaatattacatttatttgtttattaataaatataaagtattattttctttatatttattttctaataataactaattaatacattataaatgGAACGATACAAGCACCAATGAACCAGAAATATCAGTTAATATTAATAAGTgcctacatttattaaaaatattgttgttgcatttaataaaatgttatttgaatTGATCAGctcatgtattatttatttggcaCTACTCGTCCTCCGTAGAGACCCGGTTTTAGTGAGGAAGCTTGAATCAGGgtttggttagcttagcttagcataaagactggaagtgGGGGGAAGTGTTAgcctggctctctctctctgagtaaTCAGTAACGTACTTGAGTGAACACTAAAGAGCTTTCTGATTTACGCTCCTTCATTAGCGTCAGCTCTCTATCAGACTGTTGGTTTTTACTTTCACAAATGGAGCAGAAAGTTCGGACAGATGTTCCCCAAACTAACATGTTTGAGTTTTAATTCCCCCCCGCTGACCCATTACTGGactgagagagtgtgtgtgtgtgtgtgtgtgtgtgtgtgtgtgtgtgtgtgtgtgtgtgtgtgtgtgtgtgtgtgtgtgtgtgtgtgtgtgtgtgtgtgtgtgtgtgtgtgtgtgtgtgtgtgtgtgtgtgtgtgtgtgtgtgtgtgtttaaagaagAAACGGGTGTGTGTTTAGTGTTAATATTGAATCAGAGCGTGTTAAAGACAGCTGAAGGCCTTTTAATCAACGTTAACACAGAACGCTGCAGGAAAACGCAAAAATACACTTTGTACTTTTCATTAGACCATCAGTACTTTGACTTAAAGTACATAAACTTCCATTCACTGCACAAATAGTACTTTGACATTAAGTACTTTAATACACtcagcttttttatttctttagctTTACCTTCTTTGACTACATCATACTGGACAATCAATACTTTCTCTGTAAGTACCTAAACTACATGTTACTgccaaaataacacaaattacatttcctttaaaataaagtcataGTGAGGTTTAGTTTGCAAGTTGTTGAACACAAACGAGCAGCTGGATCTCCTGATAGTGTTGAGTTTTAAAACCCACGAACACTGAGtccatttaaattaaacaaaaagtagATAACGGTGAGTTTATGCAAATCAATCCAAGGCAGGGTTGCTATTTGAATAAAGGAGTCATGGTGAAAACTCACATTATGCTGCAGTCCGTCCTGACGTCAGTTTATATGAGAGTTTttataacatataatataaaatactacGCTTCATTCAGCTTTAGCATGCTGTTGTGATTTAATGTCAGTGAAGCAGAAACATTCAATTAACTCGTTCAATGATTTCAGAAAACAAGGTTTCTTTTAAAACTACATCAGGTAAATGACATGTTTAACCTCGTGCATGTGAGAGGGAACAGCTCAAACAcgtatatttaataataattatagcTGGATGATACAGACATTGACTACAAGATACACCCTATTCCAACATAACGTGACCAATAAAGACTATTCTCCCACTGACTCCATCATTGAAGTTGGATGCTGTTCATTTCAACTGTGCACATTGTCAAACCAAAACATTCACTACAGATGTTTGCCTACTTATTTCTCTTTGAGTCACATGAAAACATGTAGCATAGCATAagctgctaacgttagcaggcCTTGCTAAATAGCTTGTAATTTggaattactttaaaaagttaGTATGCTTACCACATTGGTGGTAAACACTACAGAATAACCACTGGAACGACCTCGGTTTGGTTCTGGATGCTACTAAATGCTAAGTCATTTTTCCTGAGTCATGCCAATCCAAGAAAATGCTAATGtgatgctaatgttagcagctTTGCCCCAACAGCAGTTCGTTTGCTAACCaggttttgtttctgtgttgtaCAGACGGAAAGACGCGGACTAAAGATAAGTATCGAGTGGTTTACACGGACCACCAGCGCCTGGAGCTGGAGAAAGAGTTTCACTACAGCAAATACATCACCATCAGGAGGAAGGCGGAGCTGGCCACGACGCTCGGCCTCTCAGAGAGACAGGTATGTCCAAACACTAACTTCAAATGTTGAAATTACTCAGAAACACTACAATTATAGGATCTTAGATAAAGCATCACGTCCAGGTTGGAGATTCAAGCTCGTGACGAAGAACTGAATCATTTTTAACcttgttttctgtaaatgtttcttattCTAAACAAATCCCACGAAAATGCTTAAACCAACAACATGCTCATTGGGTCTTACTGAAGACCTACACCGTTcttcaattaaaaaagtaatttctgAAACAGCTGGAAGTAGTGCATAGATCCCTTGTTTGGGACTACTTTCACAGGCGGATTAATCTGCTACTTGCGCTCTAATGCGTTTTTGCAGCGACAGGACAGGTCGACAACTAtaggatggattgccatgaaatttggTACACCCATTCTTGTTCCCAACATGATGAGTTGTGTAACATTTAGTGACCCTCTGACTTTTGCATATGTTCTTCTTTGGCCCCTTGCTAAACGCTTCCACCAAGTTTCAGTAGAAATTCTAGTCCTTCAGCGGTCCTGCCAACAAacaaccaacaaaaacaaataagcaaTCAAACTAAGAGTCCTATCTTTGGTATACATACTATTATATAAGAAACGTAAACATGCATGATGCAAGTCCTCAAGTACATTCCAAACATAAAGACACCTTTATTTTCTGCTCCAGGTGAAGATCTGGTTCCAGAACCGCCGGGCTAAAGAGCGCAAAATCACCAAGAAGAAGCTCCAGCAGCCggcctcctccaccaccacggCCACGCCTCCCGCCGGCAGCAACGGCAGCAACAGCGTCCTCCACGGAAACGGCGGGAACAGTGTCGCCATGGTGACGAGCAGCAGCGGCAGTAACGGGCTGGTGTCGCCCTCCTCGCTGGCTCTGAACATCAAAGAGGAGTACTGAGGAAAAGCTTTTAGTGGACGCTCACATCGGGGATCTGGACTGAGAGACTCTCCCCAAAGAACTGAGGAACTTTTTGCACCACATCCTGCCTCCTGCCACAGATCTGCCCGCCCTCCTGAAGCCAAATTGTCAATCGGTGACGTCACCAGCAGCTTCTTCTCCCATCTGACTGTTGTTTGTATGAGTGATCAGATGTTTGCTTGCTGGGATTTCAGCCTCAAAAGGACGTTTGGCCGCTCTGGTTGCACATCGACAGCTAAATGCAAGACTCTGTACTGCAGCAGGGTTGGAAAGAAAttgaaatagaaacacattttgagctGCACGTTGTTTCTCCAAACTTTCTTCACATTTATAATCCTTGTGGAGATGCAATGTTTCCCTTAAAATGTAGAATATTTCCTTTTGATGGAATGAAGCAGccataaaaaaaactcaggGGCAAATTCGCCAAGGATTGAAAGGCCTTTATGCACCAACTTAACCAAAGAAAAACCTAACTGCTGCAGCTAGCTGCTCCTGTGCCATTAATACCCCAAACTCCCAAATACTGTTCCTTAGTGTCTCGTTTAAATTCCTTGTATGAAGTCGTGAGGAAAGCCTTCCTTGTTGGTCTAAAAATGTcattcttctttctctctctcggccATTGTTCTGCcatggaaagaaaacatgtgtACTTTGCCACATGGATCATTGCAATCAGATGCAAAAAGGGAAACTCTACAGGAAGCGCTCATGGTTTTGGCAGGATTGCGCAGTACAGACTGTCAGCGTTTGCACTCTGCTCTCTGTGAGTTCGCCCCTCGATGTAAACCTAATTTAGCTTCAATGAAGAGCTGCATGCAGAGTACATACGATACTGTTAGACAGTGTGGGAAATACGTTTGTTTTTAACTATAAagccacttaaaaaaagaagattttcaggtgtttgttttttgcttgaTGATGATGcgtttaataaaaaaagttctgtgttgctttaagaaatgttttctcGACGTGATGCATAATATAAACCAGTGACAGAGACCCTTTATGGTCCTGTGATCTGGAACAACTCACATATCTCCATGTTTAACAACTTAGAATACAGGTTGCTGTTCGGACTGCCTTTGATTAATAACATCGGAAGCATTTACAAAAGAAACTGTAGCCAAAA
This Eleginops maclovinus isolate JMC-PN-2008 ecotype Puerto Natales chromosome 11, JC_Emac_rtc_rv5, whole genome shotgun sequence DNA region includes the following protein-coding sequences:
- the cdx1b gene encoding homeobox protein CDX-1b produces the protein MYVSYLQLDKDPNMYQNPGPRHNLSLSPQNFAPAPPQYSDFPGYHHPHHPHHPHHHGLSTEQQPGVSAGNTGGWSSAYPPPPPPSRDDWSSHYAAAAAAATGTTSSGGSGVVGPSLGFHPAEFPGQLNPSVGQMSPGSPQRRNPYDWIRRSSAPTSNPNGKTRTKDKYRVVYTDHQRLELEKEFHYSKYITIRRKAELATTLGLSERQVKIWFQNRRAKERKITKKKLQQPASSTTTATPPAGSNGSNSVLHGNGGNSVAMVTSSSGSNGLVSPSSLALNIKEEY